The nucleotide window AGAAATGCATGTGGCAAAAGTTATTCTGCTATCATCTGTTTAGACAAACCAAGTGACTGCAAAccgtcattttttatttattgaactATGAATTGACACGAGACATAGGCACACACGCTAGAAAGTCATAcctgaaataaaaaattcaacatGCATTTTGTAGAGAGGGACCTCTAGAATGGTGTGTGATCCATGCAGCAGGTCTATTTTATGTATGTTAAGGAGGTATAACTATTAATTACTGGAAGCTGTAAAAGCAAGCACGGTAGCACAGGCATGTACACCTAGACACACACACGAACAGACTGATGCACACACAAAGTTTTCTGATTGAATGCCTATTATTTGTGGCTTCATGGTTGAAAATATGTACTGTGCTAGCTTCAATAACCTGTTCAAGTAGAGTAATTACACTAATAGCACCTTCTAGAGGACACTAAGATGGGGGCTTCCTGTCTGAATCTGCTTGCTATTCTGAATCTCCTCACTGTTCTTCAGAATATGACAGCAGAAGCAAAACACAGCGTGCAGATGGAAAAGCTACATTGTACCCCAAAACCTCCCGCTGCAGTGTATGGTTCTGCTTCATCAGACCGTCCTTATGCATGCCCTTATGAAGGCTGTGGGAAATCCTATATCCATGAGTACAAATTGAATCTGCATCTTAGAAGAGAACATCCTGGACATAATGCAGAAGAAAATGGGAAGCATGCAGCACATGACATGGACAATGAGATGGATGAAGCCAGTGATCAGGATGCTTATGCATCAAAGAGTGGCAGCATGAAGGATGTGAAGCGGAGTAAGCCTAATCTAACTTCAAGGATGCCACCTGCTAAGATGAACCAAAGAAAAAGATCGGCGTCATCCACGCCACCAACCGTCCCAATATCCACCACACCTATGAACTCGAGCAGAAGAGTGAAGCAACAGTGGGCAACCAAAGATGTTTATGAAGAAGACAGTGAAGAGACTGAAGAAGACCGTGAAAACGCAGAAGAGGATCGGTGGCCATATCCAGAAACAAATGAAGACTCTGAAGAAACAGAATACGAGGACTAACCCCATAATGGGATAGTCCTagtcttcttctcttttccaacGATTAAACAGAAATAGCAAATAATGCATGTGAAACATGGTCCGATAGTTTTTTCTTGTTGGAAATCAGATTTTATCTTGATTCAAAAGTCTTTcacaggtatatatatatatatatatatatatataaaacaaggcCATCCATGTGCTTCATCAGATCGAcatttttgtttggatggatgAGTGAATTAAAAGATAtgtaaaaaacattattaaaataaaaaaaaagactaacttaatatatactTCTCACCAAATGACTTTAGAGATTATATATAAAAGGTTAGATTGCAGAAAAAacactttaataattaatttgaatagtcctcatttttttctctttacccAAGTAgtttggtttttaccaactcCCATGAGTTTTCAGTTGACATCTTGGAACATCAATTGAAGGTCAACCATGTTTTTGATGGATGGTCTCCATTTAAGCagtttttcttatatttttattttatcgaAACGTTTCTCCCCACCGCCTTCCTTACCCTTCTCCGCCGTCAGGGGGGTGTGGGTGGAGAGGATTTTCCCCATTCCCTTCCTCCCACGACAGAAGGTGGGGAGGATGGGGGAAGGAGGATTCCCTTCTGTGCCATCGGACGGCAGCGCCCCCTCTCACATTCTCCCACCTTCTGTCATAGGGAGGATGATCCACCTTCCCCCATGTGCTTAGGCCAGTTCATTTGACATCTCAAAATGTTAACTGAAACTTACAGTGAGGATTCagtcaccatatatatatatatatgaatggcCTTAGTACTGATTGCGTTTTGCAAGTGTCAAATGCAGTTTTTGGTTATCTCATAAAAAGATTGAATCCATCAACCAATTGTAACATGCTCTTTGGATGTGCATCGCTGTACGAAATGAATTGAGACTGCGTTATATACAAAATGTGATCAGTAACATTTTCGTCTAAGTATATAGTAGGGCCTATGATGTACCATTTCCAGGCTAAAGAAGTAATGCACGTGAGCATAACAGCAACTAACGAGATTCCAAACACTGGCCCCTAGTTGTGTTTATTCATTTCATGTAAAATCAGGTTTTTGGTCACTTCCAACTCTACATATGCATCTGAATTATGTAAGccttaaaaaaaaggaagaaaaattttgCTCAAATGTTCCTTTCACTTAAATACAGGTGCACGGTTACTTCAGGGATAACTTATCGTGGATGATAAGTGATGCAAGGCAAGGAATTCTACTTAGATAACTCATTTAGGTTTTTAAACACTTTCCGATGATTTTCAGTCTCATAAAGTTATACCATTTACACATGCAGCAGAGTCTGAAACTTTTTTACCAATGgaactaggcctgggcatcaggATGAACTGGGCAGGCCCACCATTTTGGTCTCCTTTAACAACCCAACCTTggaccgggccggcccgactaTTAACAGGCCGGGCTGGGCTAGGTAAACCATGTTTGAGGCCCAGCCCAACCCATTTTTAACCGTTACACGGACTGGGTAGGGCCGGGCTGTGCCGGGTCGGGTTAGGATTTGGCCCCTCGTCCCTTGGCCTGGTTCCAACATAATCACATGGTTTGTCAACTCTCACCATATCACATTTAAGTAGCTAACTATGAGTTAAGCTGACTCACCACACCATATCAGTTCAATGACAAACAATTAACAAATCCAAATGATGaccaattcaaattttaaatttgaccATCACAAGCctacaacatttttctttacaCAGGAAGATTTAAAACCAATATTCTTAATTACAACCAATACTCTTAAATATTATCACACACTCTGAACATCTTTCACTTGGTTAcaaataataacataaacaagACCATAAAGGAGAAGAGAGTCACAAACTACCATTAATGGAAGAAATGACTTTTaattcaataattttttgttattgagGTATAAGGAGTGCATAGACATAAACAAGACCATAAAGGAGAATAGAGTCACAGACTACCATGAATGGAAGAAATGACTTCTAATTcagtaattttttgttattgatgTATAAGGACTGCACAAAGGAGTTGGAGGAGAAGAAAATAGTGCAACAATATGAAGCCCAAAAGCAGAAGAGAAGAAAGTTATAATGGGCATCACAATTCATAGGTAGAGTTAGAGCTAAATGTACAAACCAAATCATTTCCCTGATTTAGAACcacaaatttaatatccaaaagTTTATATTTCAAGAGTTTTGCATCAACATTCCATGTTATCATAAGTTTATTTGCGACTCTGCACCACGATATTACCTGCAAAAAGTTTCAATAGTTAGTTCACAAATTACATAAATAGAATGCTAAACACtacatattgaaaaaaaaaaaaaccatgataATCATGCATTGGATCAACATTCTTTATCAAATTTTGCTTCACATCATGAGAACTGTAACACATATTAATTTAAGCACATGACTATgtttgtcacgggccgactccttcgGACTGCGCAGCACGGCAAACTCttgccagtaagccgcaagccttcgcctcgttcaagtgggcgcagatcacttgaacgctttctcgaaaacaaaggacacaaatttgcacaaagagtgtggaaagaaaactcacaatatatttcacttcagagagaagagtacatcacgagggaaagcaagtaagctatcacactttacttacaaggatggctgaagccacttacagaattctcatgccgaccatacaaaacaaggaatcccaatatcacacttagggagccgttttgggagggtactccgacataggtgaacaaactagcttacaccaagactcaacataagcaaagcaaatacagcaaaagcaaaggactgtacaaaCTCTAGACgtaggggaacaggctccccccttcaaatcaagcgcCGGCCTCGGCGCTAACAGCTTCATGGTATGTCTGGACTTCTTCTGGATGACTTCGCTTGAAGCGGAAGGCATACTCCCATGTTGGCTGATCATCATCTACCCACTtgaccaagtatcgcttcgGTTCACCAAGATAGTTCACTTTGTGTCGAAGGATTTGGTCCAACTGACGGTCACTGGCAGGCCGGGTAGAGGGAGCACGCTGCAAAATCGGTTTTCTCCAGGGCTGGCTTCTCTCCGGGTCTTCAGTATCGGCATAGAAGGGCTTGAGGTTGCAGACGtgaaacactgaatgcaccttgaaGTCTGGCGGCAGATCTAATTTGTATGCCAGCTTCCCAATTCTTTTGACCACAGTGAATGACCCTTCATACTTTCTGATCAACGCTCGGTGTCTCCCATGGAAGATGCCCGAGCGGTCTGGGTAAAGCTTGACAAGAACTTGGTCTCCCACTCGAAACTCAGCAGGTCTCCGATTCTTGTCAGcccacttcttcatcttcttggcggCCTTGTGCAAGAACGCCTTATCTATCTCCGTCTGTTCCTGTCAGTCTCTGACAAACTGGTAGGTGAAGCTGGGTCTTCCCTTCTCTTGGGCTGCAACTGTGTGAGGCATAAACGGCTGCTGCCCGGTGGTTACTTCGAAGGGGCTGTGGCCtaaagactcgctcttctgcaagTTGTAACAAAATTGGGCCACATCGAGCAGCTTTACCCAGTTCTTCTGGTTGGCGCTGACAAAGTGACGCAGGTACTGTTCCAACAAAACATTGATGCGTTCGGTCTGGCCATCAGTCTGAGGGTGGAAGCTTGTGGAAAACAGTAAGTCTGAGCCTAGCAACCGAAACACTTCACGCCAAAACTTGCCCGTGAAGCGAGCATCGCGATCACTCAAAATACTCTTCGGCACACCCCAGTGCTTAACAATGTTATTCACAAACATCTCCGCCATCTTCTCTGTTGGACTCTCCTTTGTGGTTGGGATGAACGTGGCATACTTAGAAAACCTATCCACAACAACAAAGATAGAGCTGTAGCCATCAACTCGGGGTAAACTcacaatgaagtccatggagatgcTTTCCCACggacgttctggaataggaaTAGGCTCGAGCAGGCCGGCAGGCTTCTGATTAGTCCCTTTGTCCTGCTGGCAGACGAGGCAAGTCTTTACATATGCCTCCACATCATCACGCATCTGAGGCCAATAGTAGCTACGTTCAAGAAGGGTCAGAGTCCGCTCCTGGCCTGAATGGCCAGCCCAAAGCGTATCATGGCACTCCTTTGTTAGCTCCCTTCGGAGATTGCCCCACTTCAGCACGAAAACTCGTCCGCCCTTGGTGAGGAGCAATCCATCTCGCAGCCAAAATCTCCGAGTCTTTCCCGCTTCAGCCAAGGCAACCAAGTGTTGGGCCGCTGAGTCTTGCCGCATCCCTTCACGAACCCGCTCGAGGAGCGCACCCTCCAACTGTGCTTCGGAGGTCCCCGCCCGAGAGGCTGCAAGTTCTGCCTTTCTACTCAATGCATCCGCTACCACGTTGGTCTTTCCAACCTTGTACTCCAGAGCGAAATCAAACTCTGCCAAGAATTCCTGCCAACGAGCCTGCTTCGGAGTTAACTTCTTCTGAGTCTTGAAGTAACTCGTGGCCACATTGTCTGTCTTAACGACGAACTCTACCCCCAGTAGGTAGTGCCTCCATATGCGCAAGCAATGCACAATGGCGGTCATCTCCCGTTCATGCACTGTGTACCTCTTTTTAGGGTCCTTCAACTTCTGACTCTCATAGGCAATCGGATGACCGTCTTGCATTAATACCCCACCAATGGCAAAGTCTGAGGCGTCTGTGTGTACTTCAAAGGGCTTGGAGTGATCTGGCAACCTGAGGACGAGCTCTTGTACAAGGGCACGCTTCAGGCCTTCAAAGGCATCCTGGGCGgactgagtccaaatccagAATCTATTCTTCTTAAGTAGGTCAGTGAGGGGCGCCGCTATCAATGAGTATCCCGTGATGAACCGCCGATAGTAGTTAGCTAACCCAAGAAAGGTCCGCAATTCAGGCACATTTGAGGGTGGCTTCCATTCTTGAACAACCTTCACTTTCTCTGGATCCATTCGCAGCTGGCCATTCCCTACAATGTGGCCGAGAAAACTGATCTCCCGCTGTCCAAAGTGacacttctccttcttcacgaAGAGATAATTTTCTTTGAGTGCTTGGAACACCGTCTTCAAATGACTGACGTGCTCCTCAAGGTCGCTGCTAAAGACCACAATGTCATCAAGGTAGACCACcacaaacttgtcaaggtaAAGGTataatatcttgttcattagagtcgagAAAGTTGcaggggcattcgtcaacccgaatgACATGACTAGGAACTCATACGCTCTATAGCGggtgacgcaagtggtctttggttcATCACCTTCCACAATCCTGACCTGCCAGTAGCCAGAACGAAGGTCTAACTTAGAGAAGATCCTCGCCTTGCCCAACTGATCGAACAAGTCCGCAATGAGAGGCAAGagatacttgttcttcaccgtcacCTTGTTCAAGGCGCGGTAATACACACAGAGTCGCTTAGAGCCATCATGTTTCGTTTGGAACAATACAGGAGCCCCGAATGGTGCCTTAGAGGGGCGGATGATCCCTAActcaagcatgtcatcaagCTGCCTTCGCAGCTCCTTCAATTCGGCCGGTCCCATTCTGTAGGGAACCATAGTTGGTGGCTTGGCTCTGGGAACCAAGTCAATGTCATGATCAACTTCACGCCTCGGGGGTAGGCGCTTGGGCAGCTCGGGGGGCATCACTCCCTCGAATTGCTTGAGGACTGAGGAGTCCTGGCGGAATGACTCTCGGCTGAGGGTCATCTTCTTCTAGATGCACGGCCACGAGGAATGTTTGTTCACCATGACGCACGCCCTTCTTCAGTTGCATGGCCGACAACATCGGCTGAGACTTGTTTCTGATGGAGTGACAGTGCACTGTGTGGGACTGATCCGCACCCATCAACGTCAATGTGTTGGTTTTTGGCAACATCATTGCATTCTGGCCTCGAAGGAACTCAATTCCCAAAATCACTTTGAAATCATCCAGAGGTACTACGGAAAAGTTAGTGACTCCCATCCAGCCTTGAATCTGAACCGTTACACTCTTCGCTTCTCCCAGGATGGGCCTGGCTTCAGAGTTCACCGTTTTAAGGGTCCTCTACTGCGGCACAGACTTCAATCCCACTCGCTCCGCCTTCTCTTTCGAGACGAAGTTATGTGTAGCCCCGGAGTCTACCATCGCAACAGTAGACGTTCCATTCAGAGTGACGTCTAGGTACATCAGCTCCTTGTTCACCAAACTGCTAGACGCTGCGCGGCTTTGTACAACATTGATCGTCTGAGCGGCACCCATTCCTGTCTGCCCTTCCTCGGTCTCGTCTTCAGTGGCCCTTGCGGCATTGGCCTGCCTGGTAGGACTCACCCTCTTCGGACAGACGTGCGCTTGGTGCTTACCTCCGCAGACCCAGCAAGTCACTTCCCTGGTGGCCCAGTGTAGTCCTTGCGAAAGAAGGTTTTTCTCTCGGTTGGTTTCTGGAAGACCGATTCATTTTTGTTATGGTCTCGTCGGTCATCTCTCTTACCGCCGTGGTCGGACTTCTTCACAGCCTTGAACGTAtcagtgtagcttttgcgttgggtatctGCTAAGCGttcggctgccacatatgcttgctccaaGGTCTCTGGGTTCGATCTCTCCACGTCGGTCTGGGCCCAAGATTgaagccctatgatgaaccagtgaagtttgtatttttctggcatcataggcACATCCAACATGACCTTTTGATAAGCCCAGATGTAATCCCTCAAGGCGCCAGTTTGCTTTAGGTTTGCAACCAACCTATAAGCATGCCTTTCGGCATCGACGGGCATAAAGTACCCCTTCAATTGTTTGCGGAAGTCATCGAAGGTAGTAATCGTGCAATCACCATTCTCAATGTCTAGCATTTTtcgcctccaccaagccacagcattcccctctaacaacattgctacggtcttgatcttcagatCTTCTACGATGTTCTGCAGGTCCAGGTAGTAGTCCACttggaacagaaagttgtcgatcgccctcgcatcccggctaACACTATACTTTgccggacgttgaacgtcgaccctactggtcctctcttGGCTACTACTAGCTGAGTTCGTGCGTAGTAAtctctgatttgaagcccgaagtCCAGCAACTTCATCCTGTAGGATCTTTACCAAGTCGGAGAGCGATCGGTTCATGGCCACTGACTCGaccatctgttcccgcatcaacttcatcttctccttgaatccctcaaaggtctcggcagcaaagccgagggcttcctcatgggtggccacatctgcgaccagCCTATTCACCAtctcttccaggtttccctggtcatGGGCCGGGCTCGCCTCCTTTGGGTGGGCCGGTTCCTTGCCTTTGACACCTTGCAGATTGTACTGTGATGCCATGGCGTTCTCCTCAACAGCAGCAAGTCGGCACGacgctctacaccgactctccgatCGCTTCCCTAGTTTGAATAGAGCctaagctctgataccagttgtcacgggccgactccttcggaccgcgcggcgcggcaaactctcgccagtaagccgcaagccttcgcctcattcaagtgggcgcagatcacttgaacgctttctcgaaaacaaaggacacaaatttacacaaagagtgtggaaagaaaactcgcaatatatttcacttcagagagaagagtacatcacgagggaaagcaagtaagctatcacactttacttacaaggataGCCGAAGCTACTTACagaattcccatgccgaccatccaaaacaaggaatcccaatatcacacttagggagccgttttgggagggtactccgacataggtgaataaactagcttacaccaagactcaacatgaacaaagcaaatacagcaaaagcaaaggactgtacagactctagacgcaggggaacaacgttaatatgtaaaataaattagattgaaCTATTTCACATGAATTGTGTTCATCACAAATCCAGCTCTATGTGCATATTAATGATTTAACATTTTCCGGATTGCTTGAGTatcgataatcattaagaaTTCTTTTTGATATACTCTATGATA belongs to Nymphaea colorata isolate Beijing-Zhang1983 chromosome 13, ASM883128v2, whole genome shotgun sequence and includes:
- the LOC116267126 gene encoding zinc finger transcription factor YY1 isoform X2, whose product is MEPLGQYPLERRPISLRSAKPAVKWFKEWVPQETVLSGGKCYLLKWVNEETLRALKEKQKETEPAETEPEPTTEKFLDSSKLKRHFLIHTGERHFICTYEGCGKAFSLDFNLRAHMKTHSHENYHVCPYKECGKRYAHEYKLKAHIKSHHEKNMTAEAKHSVQMEKLHCTPKPPAAVYGSASSDRPYACPYEGCGKSYIHEYKLNLHLRREHPGHNAEENGKHAAHDMDNEMDEASDQDAYASKSGSMKDVKRSKPNLTSRMPPAKMNQRKRSASSTPPTVPISTTPMNSSRRVKQQWATKDVYEEDSEETEEDRENAEEDRWPYPETNEDSEETEYED